The DNA segment CTCTTGTCCTACCATTCATAGGATGTAAGGAATGGGGGAGGGATACTGTGCGACACTTGAAGGGAATCTTACTTTTTCTTATTTTCTTTGGATGGTTAGGGGGACAGAGCGTACAAGCAAGTTCTGAAAACCATTGGACCGATGTAAGTAAAACAGCCGATCTAGTTTTACAATTAACAAAGCAAGAAAATTTATCTGAGGCCAATCAAATACTTGAATCATTTAATCATACATGGCAAAGCGTTAATCATGAGCAGTCTCCTTTTTTTGATACAGAGAGTGAACAAGCCATCTCTCTAACGTTGCAACAAGCACAAGTGGCATTACAATCAACAGATATGGAACAAGTAGAGCGAGTGGACCGAGTCACAACGTTTAGACTGGCTGTTGACGCTGTTTCAAATAATAGTCAACCCCTATGGCTTTTGAGTGAAACATCGCTACTCAGAGCAGCAGAGGAACTTAAAGTAGTTGCGGAGGATCAAACAGCTGACGTTTTTTATCAACAATTAAATGAAATTAATCGTCAATATCAAGTGATTCGTCCAGCTTTATCAATTCAAGCAGCTAGTGATTTATATTTCATTGATACTCAATTGGATACATTTTTATCTTCAAAAAAGCAGCTGGATGTAAGTGCTAGAACGGCATATGCCGCACAACTGCAAGAAGATATTCAAACAATGTATGAAGAATATGATCAAGAAGAAGCAGACCCATCCTTATGGTGGATGATCTTTACGATTGGTGGAATGATTATAGTATCTCTTTCTTATGTAGGTTGGAGAAAGTACGCGGCCTCTCATGTGAAACAGGAAGAGAAAGAAAAGGAAAAAGAGAAAGAAAAAGAGAAAATGTAACTCGTAGTATGTAGAAGTCTTATACTTTGACTTTCCCTGACGTTTTGCGTACACTATAATCATATAGTAATTCCAGGTAAAAGGATGAGGTGAGTGTACGGTGTCAATTACTTTTCTTGTTTATTTTGCTTTAGTGCTCATTATTCCGATATGGGCAAGCGGTAGAGTGAAAAAAGCGTATAACAAATACTCTCAGGTTCGTAATTCAGCTGATATGACGGGAGCAGAGGTTGCTCGTAAGATCCTTGATGATAATGGATTATACGATGTGCGAATTGAAGAAGTAAAAGGTCAGCTTTCAGATCACTATGATCCTCGAGCTAAAACCGTTCGTTTGTCCTCTGAGAACTATCACAGACCATCTGTGGCAGGGGCGGCAGTGGCAGCACACGAGGTAGGACATGCGATTCAGGATGCTGAGAATTATTCGTTTCTAAACTTTAGAAGCGCGCTTGCACCAGTTGCAAGCTTAGGATCAAATGCTTCCTTTTTCTTCTTAATTGCAGGCTTGATCTTCTCCATATCAAATCTCGTTTTTGTAGGGATCATCTTTATGGCGGCTGCAGTATTATTCCAGCTCGTCACCCTACCAGTTGAATTTAATGCAAGTAATCGTGCGATGGAGCAAATGGTTTCATCCGGTATCATTCGAAACAACGAAGAACGCGAAACGAAAAAAGTACTAAATGCAGCCGCTATGACCTATGTAGCTGGTGCGCTAGTCGCTTTACTTGAACTTGTACGTTTTGTTCTTATGTTTATGAATATGAACGACGATTAATTGTGAAAGATTCTGGGACCAAACAATTAATTGCTTATGAAAAACGAACATAGCATCTAATGCGCTTCAGGAGAATCCCTCGCTTTCAGCGGATACGGCATCAGCCCCTTTCGCGGAAAATACGCCGCTCCAGTGTCTTCACCACGTATTTTACTGCAGGAGTCTCGGGTTCTCCTTCCGCTCGTTTTCATAAAAAAAATGGCGAATGATTCGATCATAGAATCATTCGCCATTTTTAAATTGAATTTTAGTTAGGTATCAATCGCATTTTTATCATTAAATCGATAGTCAAATTTTAAAAATGATTATAAATGCAGTGGCTGCTTGTTCTCATCCAAGGTAAAGCCTTCTCCGCTCACATCTGTTACATTACTAATGGTGACAAAGGCATGTGGGTCTATCCGTTGAACAAGGTTCTTAAAACGTGCTAGCTCGTTTCTTGCGACAACGCAATACAATACATCTTTTTCAGAGCCCGTAAAGCTTCCAGTCCCTTTTAAAGAGGTCGCACCCCGTCCCATTTCTCGTAAAATAGCCTCAGAAATATCAGGAATTTGCTCAGAAATAATAAAGGCCGCTTTGGCGGAATACGCTCCTTCTTGAATAAAATCAATCACTCGTGCAGCGATGAATACAAGAACTAATGTGTACATCACCTCACGATAGTTAATGTAAAGAAGTGAAGTAGCAATGACACATGCGTCAAACACAAACATCGTACGTCCAATACTCCATCCAAAGTAACGCAGACAAAGCTTAGCGATAATGTCTACGCCTCCAGTTGTCCCGCCGTATCTAAAAACAAGTCCTAATCCAACACCGATAAAGGCTCCAGCAAATAATGCTGCTAATGTTAAGTCATCGTGAAGCGGTATGTAAACCAATTGAAACCGTTGAAATAAGTCCAAAAAAACAGAGACTGCAACGGTCCCTACAATCGTATATACAAACGTTGTTCGACCGAGTAATTTCCAACCGATAAAAAATAATGGGATGTTTAAGACTAAATTTGAAATGGCCGGATTAAGATTAAAAGCATAAAACAAAATAAGAGTAACTCCAGTAAATCCACCATCAGCTAATGAATTTTCCATATTAAAATAGACAAGACCAAAAGACATAAGTGCGGATCCAACAATCACAAAAAAGAGATTGCGGATATGTTGATAGATCATGATTCTCCTCCTTTACCTTTCATTACTCTATATAACATTTTAAAAAAAAGCTAGCTTTCATGTGAAATGATCTCGTTTTACATCCATTCGTTTCATCATATAGATCATTTATGAGAGCGAGGTGGTCACTCTTGAAACAGTACTTTTCATTATTTTTTATTTTATGCTTAAACAGTCTTACCTTTACAGGTGTTATTTGTATAATTATAGCAAAATGGACAGTGATCGATCGAAATACTGGAATAGTAGTGATAATTATATGCTTTGTACTTGGTTTGTGGAATGTGGTAGCGCTAATCGACCTCATATATGGTCGACGAAAGAACTGAAATTATTTCAGATTGATGTCAAATTAATTTCATTTTTATTATTTTCTATTAATTAGGTTTTAAGTCATGTTAAGTTGGGAAAAGAGACAGTATAAATTTTTGTAGAAAAGAGGTTAGACCGTGGACAAATTTTTATCCGTCGAAGTGTTAAGGGCTGCGTATCGGCAGGCTATATTAAACGATCATGATCAAGATTTTATTCAATTAATCCGTGAAGAACTAATGAAAAAGGAAGCGGATTCATCTGATATAACGCTCATTCAGTTTGAACATGTTATGGAAAAAGAATAATCATACCCCTACGTACATAAACCTATTTAATCGCCTGCTTTGCTCCTAATTTAATGGAGCGGGTGGGTTTTTTAGTATATTCAGTGCGTTCGGCATGTTTATATAGCTATACAATTGCGAAATGGCACGTAATTCGCTAACATGGTAAATGAACAAACAATACATAATTGATTGATGTGAAAGTTGTAAAAGAAGGGTGATACAGATGAACGATATAAAACTTGTCATAGCAGGACCTAGAGGAAATATGGGGCGTGAAGCCGTTAAATTAGCCGAGGAAACGGAACATTTTACGTTGGTTGCAGTTGTTGATTCTAAACATAATGGAAGTCGTCTATCTGAAGTAGAAGGAATGCCTGAATTAGACATTCCTGTTTATACGGATATTAAGCAATGCTTTACGGAACAACAACCAGACGTACTCATTGATTTAACCTCACCTGAAATTGGGAAAATTCATCTTGAAGCTGCGTTAGATCATGGTGTTCGTCCGGTGATTGGAACTACAGGTTTTACGCAAGAAGAAATTGATCGTTTGCGTACAAAGGCGGAAGAGAAAGGGATTGGCGCGATCATCGCTCCTAATTTTGCGATTGGCGCCATTTTAATGATGAAATTTGCTCAAACAGCAGCTCGTTACATGCCTGATGTCGAAATCCTTGAGATGCATCACGATAGAAAGCTTGATGCTCCATCAGGAACCGCTCATAAAACGGCTCAATTGATCTCTGAAGTAAGAGAAGCGAAAAAGCAAGGCCATGAAAATGAAACAGAAGATATGCAAGGAGCGCGCGGTGCAGAGATGGAAGGCATGCGTATTCACAGCATTCGCTTACCAGGGTTAGTTGCACATCAAGAAGTTATTTTTGGTGGACCTGGTCAAACTTTAACGATTCGTCATGATTCCATTAATCGAGCGTCCTTTATGCCAGGTGTACGTTTGTCTGTGGAAACAGTACTTTCATTAGATACATTGGTATACGGATTAGAACACATTATTGAGTAGAGGGGATAAAACATGAGAATCGCACTTATTGCTCACGATAAGAAAAAGGATGATATGGTGGAGTTTACACTTGCATATAAAGATATTTTAGCTGAACATGAATTGTATGCGACGGGAACCACAGGTACTCGTATTTCAGAAGCCACGGGTTTATCTGTTACATTATTCAAGTCCGGCCCTTTAGGCGGAGATCAGCAAATTGGTGCACGCGTTGCTGAAAACTTATTTGACTTGATCATTTTTTTGCGCGATCCATTAACGGCACAACCGCATGAACCAGATGTTACAGCCCTTGTTAGACTTTGTGATCTGCAGTCGGTCCCACTTGCAACGAACTTAGGGACAGCAGACATTTTAATAATAGGTCTTAAGAATGGTGATTTTAAATGGCGGGAAGTTTTGTAAAAGAAGGAATGAGACGATGGATTCACTTGATATCCTAGCATTCGGTGCACATCCGGATGATGTTGAGATTGGAATGGCAGGCACACTTGCGAAATATGCAAGCTTGGGGAAAAAGGTAGGAATATGTAATTTAACAAAGGCTGAATTGTCTTCAAATGGTACAGTAGATATCAGGCAACAAGAAGCAGAGGAAGCGGCTAAGCATATAGGTCTGACAACACGTTTACAGCTTGAACTGGCGGACCGAGGATTAAGTCTAAATGAAGCAGAAAGTTTAGCTGAAATTACGTCTGTCATCCGTACATATAAGCCTAAAATTGTGTTTGCGCCAGGAAGTCCTGACCGGCACCCTGACCACGTTCATGCTGGACGATTAGTTCAAGAAGCTGTTTTTAATGCACGTATTTACAAATATCAATGTAGCGAGAACTTGCCAGCGCACAAAGTTCGAGACGTGTTCACTTATTTTATTAATGGGTTAGCGCAGCCGGACTTTGTGGTGGATATTGCTGAATGGACTGAGCATAAGAGAAACGCACTTGGCGCGTATAAGAGTCAGTTTGAACACTCCGCAACCTCAGTGGAAACACCACTTAATACAGAGTATATTCAAAGCGTGGAAGCAAGAGACAAAGTGTTTGGCAGCCAAGCGGGTCTTCAGGTAGCTGAAGGGTTCCAAACGGTTAAACCCTTGGTTGTCTCAAATTTACTGGAAGGGAATCAGTAACAGATGAAGTATCGCATCGGAATTAGCTGTTATCCTACGGTCGGCGGATCAGGAGTTGTAGCCACGGAGCTTGGGAAACAGCTTGCAAGCAAGGGTCATGATGTTCATTTTATCACTTCGAGTATTCCCTTTCGGTTAGACCGGGTGTATCCAAACGTCTATTATCATGAGGTGCAAGTGAATCAATATGCAGTTTTCCAGCACCCTCCTTATGATTTAACGTTAGCAAGTAAAATGGCAGAAGTGATAGACCGAGAAAAGCTCGACATTTTACATGTTCATTATGCTGTGCCTCATGCCATTTGTGCGATTTTGGCGAGGCAGATGGCTACGCATCCTGTAAAGATTGTTACCACATTGCATGGAACAGACATTACAATCTTAGGTGTCGATCAATCATTAAAACCGTTAATTAAGTATGGAATTGACGCATCTGATGCTGTCACAGCGGTATCAGATGATTTAATCAAACAAACCTATGAATTAGTTCAATCATCTAAGGATATTCAAACCGTTTACAACTTTATAGATGAGTCGCAGTATCATCCGGTAGAAACAGGTGACTTAAAGAAACGGTATGGAATTGAAACGGATGAGGCTGTATTTATTCACATCTCTAATTTCCGACCGGTGAAACGAATTCAGGATGTGATTAAAAGCTTCTCGCTTATCCACCAATCCATTCGAGCCAAATTGCTCTTAATTGGGGACGGTCAAGAGCTTCCAGCTGCAAGAGAATTGATTAGCGAGCTCGGTTTGGAAGAGCAGGTGCTTGTTCTTGGAAGTCAAAAGCATTTAGCTGAGCTTCTATCCATTAGTGATGTAATGTTGTTGCTTAGTGAAAAAGAGAGCTTTGGCTTAGTTGCACTAGAAGCGATGGCTTGTGGTGTACCTGTGATCGGCACAAGGATCGGAGGAATACCTGAAGTCATTAAAGACGGTGAAACCGGTTTTTTATGTGAAGTTGGAGATGTTGACGATGTCATGAGGCGAGCGATTCAGCTAGTAGAGGATCCAAGTACACTTCAACAATTTAGAGAAGCTGCGATGCAGGATGTGATTAAACGATTTAATGCAGATAAAATCGTAGCTGAGTATGAAGACATTTACCGAGTTGTATTAGCGGAAAGGAATGAGTAACTCTTGAATCCTTTGGCTAAACAAGCGGCAGAACAAGTTATCCTAACGCTTCATGAGCATGGGTATCGTGCTCATATCGTTGGTGGAGCTGTTCGTGATAAATTATTGCAACGGACCGTATCTGATATCGATATTACGACATCTGCTAGACCAGAAGAGGTTAGCGTTCTGTTCAAAAAAGCGCATCAAATGAACACGGCTCATCAAACGGTTTTAGTTCGTATAGGCGGTTCGCACATCGAGGTCACAACCGAACGAGGGCAATCATTAGAAAAAGATCTCGCTTGTCGAGATTTTACAATCAATTCGTTGGCTCAAACTTTTGACGGAGAAATCATTGATCCATGCAACGGACAAGAGGATTTGTCGAAAAAAGTTATTCGTTCCTATCAACCGAACGAACGAATGGAAGAGGACCCTCTTCGCATGCTCAGAGCGATACGGTTTTGTAGCGAATTATCCTTTTCGATTGATGCAAATCTCTTGGAAGTGATAAAGCATCAGAGTCCGTTGATTCAACATGTGGCGGGGGAGCGAATTGTTGCTGAGTGGTACAAGTTGTTAAAAGGTAGCAACCTGCAACAAGCGTTTCACTACCTACAACAAACTGAGCTCTATGCTTACCTTCCTGGACTAAACTTATCCATAGACGAGGTGGAGCGACTTGTTCGCATACCAAAGCTAGTAAAATTAACTTCTGTTAATCGGTGGGTATTATATTTCATTTGGATTCAAAAGAAATCACAAGAAGCGGCACAAGGCTTACCTTTGTCTAATGAAACAAAGAAACAGATTAAATCACGCCTCACTCTTTTTGAGTATCGCGAAAAGCACCCATTAACGGATTGGATTCTGTATCAGTTTGGTTTATCCGTTATTCAGGACGTTGAACAGCTGCGAAGCGTATTGCAAATGTCTTCGATTGAGAATCAACTAATTCTGGAAAAGTGGGAGTATCTTCCGATTCATTCAAGCAAGGATTTACTAATATCAGGAAGAGACCTCATGGAGAGTCGTAAGATCCCCTCTGGTCCATGGATTAAACAAGAACTTGAATGGCTTGAACAGCAAGTGATCAATAAATCAATCACACATTCGAAGGCGGCTCTTTTTGAAGCGATTGAAAGGAGGAGACAGGATGAGAAGTGAACTCGTTAAAAAGCTTGTAGAACATCAGGGTGAATATGTATCAGGTGAACGTCTTAGTGAATCCTTAGGTGTATCAAGAACGGCTATTTGGAAACAAATTGAGGTTCTCAAAAAAAATGGGTATCAGATTGAATCAGCACCTAAAAAAGGATATCAATTAATAGGACGCCCTGATGGCTTACAAGAGCATGATATTCATTTATACTTACAGACAAAGCGACTTGGTCAAAAGGTGTCGTACTTTGCTTCTGTTCCGAGCACCCAGGCCATTGCACATGAGTTAGCACAAGCAGGAGAGCCAGAGGGACATGTTGTAGTAGCAGATGAGCAAACGAGTGGACGTGGTCGACTTGGACGAAACTGGAGTTCGGCAGCGGGCACAAGCATATCGATGAGCTTGTTACTTAGACCAACACTCGCACCTGAAAATGTTCCTCCACTCACACTAGTGGCAGCAGTTGCTGTAACAAGAGCCATAGAAAAAGTAACGGGTCTTGATGCTGATATAAAATGGCCTAACGATATCCTATTGAATGGAAAAAAGATTGTTGGGATCCTAACAGAAATGCAGTCTGAACCGGGACTTGCAAATGTGGTCATCCTTGGAATAGGGATCAATGCAAACCAAACAGACGAAGAACTTATTCATGATAATCGTAACCAATCAACCTCTCTCGCTACTGAGAAAGGGCAATTAATTAATCGTGCAGAGCTGTTAGCGAACATACTTGAAGAATTTGAATGGTTATATGAGACCTATCTTACACACGGGTTTGGAGAAATTAAATTGCTTTGGGAAGCAAGGTCGATCAGTATCGGTTTGGATATCGAAGCAAAAAGTATTCATGGCACGGTTTCTGGACGGTCTGTTGGGATCTCTGAAGAGGGAGCGCTCTTACTTGAGGATACGCAGGGCACCATACATAAGGTGTATTCTGCTGATGTGAAATCAAAGAAGTAGTCGTCACTTTAACCATTTGTTATAATGAATGATGTGGGTTGTATTACAGTTGTAAACAATACCAAGTTT comes from the Alkalihalobacillus sp. FSL W8-0930 genome and includes:
- a CDS encoding sporulation protein YpjB, translated to MRHLKGILLFLIFFGWLGGQSVQASSENHWTDVSKTADLVLQLTKQENLSEANQILESFNHTWQSVNHEQSPFFDTESEQAISLTLQQAQVALQSTDMEQVERVDRVTTFRLAVDAVSNNSQPLWLLSETSLLRAAEELKVVAEDQTADVFYQQLNEINRQYQVIRPALSIQAASDLYFIDTQLDTFLSSKKQLDVSARTAYAAQLQEDIQTMYEEYDQEEADPSLWWMIFTIGGMIIVSLSYVGWRKYAASHVKQEEKEKEKEKEKEKM
- a CDS encoding zinc metallopeptidase, producing the protein MTFLVYFALVLIIPIWASGRVKKAYNKYSQVRNSADMTGAEVARKILDDNGLYDVRIEEVKGQLSDHYDPRAKTVRLSSENYHRPSVAGAAVAAHEVGHAIQDAENYSFLNFRSALAPVASLGSNASFFFLIAGLIFSISNLVFVGIIFMAAAVLFQLVTLPVEFNASNRAMEQMVSSGIIRNNEERETKKVLNAAAMTYVAGALVALLELVRFVLMFMNMNDD
- a CDS encoding YitT family protein, translated to MIYQHIRNLFFVIVGSALMSFGLVYFNMENSLADGGFTGVTLILFYAFNLNPAISNLVLNIPLFFIGWKLLGRTTFVYTIVGTVAVSVFLDLFQRFQLVYIPLHDDLTLAALFAGAFIGVGLGLVFRYGGTTGGVDIIAKLCLRYFGWSIGRTMFVFDACVIATSLLYINYREVMYTLVLVFIAARVIDFIQEGAYSAKAAFIISEQIPDISEAILREMGRGATSLKGTGSFTGSEKDVLYCVVARNELARFKNLVQRIDPHAFVTISNVTDVSGEGFTLDENKQPLHL
- the sda gene encoding sporulation histidine kinase inhibitor Sda, with product MDKFLSVEVLRAAYRQAILNDHDQDFIQLIREELMKKEADSSDITLIQFEHVMEKE
- the dapB gene encoding 4-hydroxy-tetrahydrodipicolinate reductase, translated to MNDIKLVIAGPRGNMGREAVKLAEETEHFTLVAVVDSKHNGSRLSEVEGMPELDIPVYTDIKQCFTEQQPDVLIDLTSPEIGKIHLEAALDHGVRPVIGTTGFTQEEIDRLRTKAEEKGIGAIIAPNFAIGAILMMKFAQTAARYMPDVEILEMHHDRKLDAPSGTAHKTAQLISEVREAKKQGHENETEDMQGARGAEMEGMRIHSIRLPGLVAHQEVIFGGPGQTLTIRHDSINRASFMPGVRLSVETVLSLDTLVYGLEHIIE
- the mgsA gene encoding methylglyoxal synthase; translation: MRIALIAHDKKKDDMVEFTLAYKDILAEHELYATGTTGTRISEATGLSVTLFKSGPLGGDQQIGARVAENLFDLIIFLRDPLTAQPHEPDVTALVRLCDLQSVPLATNLGTADILIIGLKNGDFKWREVL
- the bshB1 gene encoding bacillithiol biosynthesis deacetylase BshB1 — its product is MDSLDILAFGAHPDDVEIGMAGTLAKYASLGKKVGICNLTKAELSSNGTVDIRQQEAEEAAKHIGLTTRLQLELADRGLSLNEAESLAEITSVIRTYKPKIVFAPGSPDRHPDHVHAGRLVQEAVFNARIYKYQCSENLPAHKVRDVFTYFINGLAQPDFVVDIAEWTEHKRNALGAYKSQFEHSATSVETPLNTEYIQSVEARDKVFGSQAGLQVAEGFQTVKPLVVSNLLEGNQ
- the bshA gene encoding N-acetyl-alpha-D-glucosaminyl L-malate synthase BshA — protein: MKYRIGISCYPTVGGSGVVATELGKQLASKGHDVHFITSSIPFRLDRVYPNVYYHEVQVNQYAVFQHPPYDLTLASKMAEVIDREKLDILHVHYAVPHAICAILARQMATHPVKIVTTLHGTDITILGVDQSLKPLIKYGIDASDAVTAVSDDLIKQTYELVQSSKDIQTVYNFIDESQYHPVETGDLKKRYGIETDEAVFIHISNFRPVKRIQDVIKSFSLIHQSIRAKLLLIGDGQELPAARELISELGLEEQVLVLGSQKHLAELLSISDVMLLLSEKESFGLVALEAMACGVPVIGTRIGGIPEVIKDGETGFLCEVGDVDDVMRRAIQLVEDPSTLQQFREAAMQDVIKRFNADKIVAEYEDIYRVVLAERNE
- a CDS encoding CCA tRNA nucleotidyltransferase is translated as MNPLAKQAAEQVILTLHEHGYRAHIVGGAVRDKLLQRTVSDIDITTSARPEEVSVLFKKAHQMNTAHQTVLVRIGGSHIEVTTERGQSLEKDLACRDFTINSLAQTFDGEIIDPCNGQEDLSKKVIRSYQPNERMEEDPLRMLRAIRFCSELSFSIDANLLEVIKHQSPLIQHVAGERIVAEWYKLLKGSNLQQAFHYLQQTELYAYLPGLNLSIDEVERLVRIPKLVKLTSVNRWVLYFIWIQKKSQEAAQGLPLSNETKKQIKSRLTLFEYREKHPLTDWILYQFGLSVIQDVEQLRSVLQMSSIENQLILEKWEYLPIHSSKDLLISGRDLMESRKIPSGPWIKQELEWLEQQVINKSITHSKAALFEAIERRRQDEK
- a CDS encoding biotin--[acetyl-CoA-carboxylase] ligase, whose protein sequence is MRSELVKKLVEHQGEYVSGERLSESLGVSRTAIWKQIEVLKKNGYQIESAPKKGYQLIGRPDGLQEHDIHLYLQTKRLGQKVSYFASVPSTQAIAHELAQAGEPEGHVVVADEQTSGRGRLGRNWSSAAGTSISMSLLLRPTLAPENVPPLTLVAAVAVTRAIEKVTGLDADIKWPNDILLNGKKIVGILTEMQSEPGLANVVILGIGINANQTDEELIHDNRNQSTSLATEKGQLINRAELLANILEEFEWLYETYLTHGFGEIKLLWEARSISIGLDIEAKSIHGTVSGRSVGISEEGALLLEDTQGTIHKVYSADVKSKK